From a single Labrus bergylta chromosome 14, fLabBer1.1, whole genome shotgun sequence genomic region:
- the bhlha9 gene encoding class A basic helix-loop-helix protein 9 → MSCSSVAGSEFSEEELDLSLLDRGDDDDESTKDSESSTSSPSDPEEGQTKKRNRPVRSKARRVAANVRERKRILDYNQAFNALRVTLNHDLSGKRLSKIATLQRAINRISALSVFLSSNPPSKPCAHRECGKSLAVPAAAGASRVTVPRLEHQSYVPWHTSISHQMQPQQGAHMHRLPTDTHLYMDNNVSSCPPSPHYPCYPPEGQIYASNGHCSSSSPHDHPPSPLRYPQVGEGLGYQPGMWASCTQRYMDSFVEPSPALGLPWQVSYLQEPEHNLPLCADVL, encoded by the coding sequence atgagctgcagcagtgttgcAGGGTCAGAGTTCTCCGAGGAGGAGCTGGATCTCAGCCTGTTGGACCGAGGAGACGACGACGATGAAAGTACTAAAGACAGTGAGAGCTCCACCAGTAGCCCGAGCGACCCGGAGGAAGGGCAGACCAAGAAGCGCAACAGGCCCGTGCGCTCGAAGGCGCGACGAGTGGCAGCAAACGTGCGGGAGCGAAAACGCATCTTGGACTACAACCAGGCCTTCAACGCCCTGCGAGTCACTCTGAACCACGACCTCAGCGGCAAGCGTCTCTCCAAGATTGCCACCCTGCAGAGAGCCATCAACCGGATTTCCGCGCTCTCCGTGTTCCTGAGCTCGAACCCCCCGAGCAAACCCTGCGCCCACCGGGAGTGCGGCAAGTCATTGGCAGTTCCGGCGGCGGCGGGAGCGTCCAGAGTGACGGTTCCTCGCCTGGAGCATCAGAGCTACGTCCCCTGGCACACGTCCATCTCGCACCAGATGCAGCCGCAACAAGGAGCCCACATGCACCGGCtgcccacagacacacacctctACATGGACAACAACGTGTCCTCGTGTCCCCCGTCGCCCCACTACCCCTGTTACCCCCCCGAGGGACAGATCTACGCCTCAAACGgacactgcagcagcagcagcccccacGACCACCCGCCGAGCCCCCTGAGATACCCGCAGGTAGGGGAGGGGTTGGGGTACCAGCCGGGGATGTGGGCCTCCTGCACTCAGAGGTACATGGACTCGTTTGTGGAGCCGTCTCCGGCTCTCGGGCTGCCCTGGCAGGTGAGCTACCTGCAGGAACCGGAGCACAACCTCCCCCTGTGTGCAGACGTACTGTAA